The Salmo trutta unplaced genomic scaffold, fSalTru1.1, whole genome shotgun sequence sequence agatttctctcctgtgtgtgttcgctggtgtattttaagttctgatgaagatttgcaatgttttccacagtcagagcagcagatagatttcttccctgtgggtctctgctggtgtttcttgaggtgatagaatctggacagactcttctctgcctcttcagcatcatgatgttgaggctccccagaggatccatgatagtcacgtctctctcctgtgtgaacaagtcagacagatggttaaaggcccacaacagcagaaatacactgaaaaaggtgatgcaaacagcgtagccatgatactgtacaacaattgacgtctgtaatgaatgttaaaattacttgacaattgtcttaagacagtcaagtgagcaacaatagtcatatttagtcttgttttcacattagtagtaactagaaataagtaaaaggtgttgaactcctaagcagtgtgccaggcgacttttgttctcaaatataggcacctttctgtgtttgctaaaattgcgacaagggcgatgcgcacacaatttgattgcagaaacacctccctgctaatgcataaaccgctagttatggatgtagtatatctgcctggagcaaaaatggtgagcaagtggcctaagctgtgccattagagattctgagttgggttgtgtttcggaggacgcatggctctcgaccttcgcctctccagagtccgtatgggagttgcagcgatgagacaagactgtaagtaccaattggggagaaaaaaggggtgaaaaaaaaatatatatttaaaaaatggtgagcaaagattagttttcacaatgtattctgaatattacagcactagatcaggagtgctactcaaggaaactcacattaagctctgtgtctattcactaattcaccaccgtgggggaaaactcaggggagttctcataggctgacagcaaataaagcctccatttacaggttgattatgattattattatcatcattcgacactactttggattataattgtaaggctcgtttgaatgtctgatttaatataatgtttgtgttattgtcgtaaatgtactactttatatttaaaaacgacttcaaccagtaaaatgatcattggccagttttccatcagcctgacaatgaggttttgtccactaagtgtgtgtggtctataatctcacctaacaataacataggactactgtaggacccataacttcacctaacaacaacatagacctactgtaggacccataacttcacctaacaacaacatagacctattttattttattaaactctctgtaggtcatgccagtacgttacagtaggttgtatctctctaggtcatgccagtaggttacagtaggttgtatctctctaggtcatgccagtagactacagtaggttgtatctctctaggtcatgccagtaggttacagtaggttgtaactctctaggtcatgccagtagattacagtaggttgtatctctctaggtcatgccagtagattacagtaggttgtaactctctaggtcatgccagtaggctacagtaggttgtatctctctaggttatgccagtaggctacagtaggttgtaactctctaggtcatgccagtgggctacagtaggttgtaactctctaggtcatgccagtaggttacagcaggttgtatctctctaggtcatgccagtaggttacagtaggttgtatctctctaggtcatgccagtaggctacagtaggttgtaactctctaggtcatgccagtaggttacagtaggttgtatctctctaggtcatgccagtaggttacagtaggctgtatctctctaggtcatgccagtaggttacagtaggctgtatctctctaggtcatgccagtaggttacagtaggttgtaactctctaggtcatgccaataggttacagtaggttgtatctctctaggtcatgccagtaggttacagtaggttgtaactctctaggtcatgccagaaggttacagtaggttgtatctctctaggtcatgccagtaggttacagtaggttgtatctctctaggtcatgccagtaggctacagtaggttgtatctctctaggtcatgccagtaggttgtatctctctaggtcatgccagtaggttacagcaggttgtaactctctaggtcatgccagtaggctacagtaggttgtaactctctaggtcatgccagtaggttacagtaggttgtaactctctaggtcatgccagtaggttatagtaggttgtaactctctaggtcatgccagtaggttacagtaggttgtatctctctaggtcatgccagtaggctacactaggttgtatctctccaggtcatgccagtaggttacagtaggttgtatctctaggtcatgccagtaggttacatctctctaggtcatgccagtaggttacagtaggttgtatctctccaggtcatgccagtaggttacagtaggttgtatctgtccaggtcatgccagtaggttacagtaggttgtaactctctaggtcatgccagtacgctacagtaggttgtgtctgtaggtcatgccagtaggttacagtaggttgtatctctctaggtcatgccagtaggttacagtaggttgtaactctacgtcattccagtaggctacagtaggttgtatctctctaggtcatgccagtaggttacagtaggttgtatctctctaggtcatgccagtaggttacagtaggttgtatctctctaggtcatgccagtaggttacagtaggttgtaactctctaggtcatgccagtaggttacagtaggttgtaactctctaggtcatgctaagaaggttgtatctctctagggcatgccagtaggctacagtaggttgtaactctctaggtcatgccagtaggttacagtaggttgtatctctctaggtcatgccagtaggttccagtaggttgtatctctctaggtcatgccagttggttacagtaggttgtaactctctaggtcatgccagtaggttacagtaggttgtaactctctaggtcatgccagtaggttacagtaggttgtaactctctaggtcatgccagtaggttacagtaggttgtatctctctaggtcatgccagtaggttacagtaggttgtatctctaggtcatgccagtaggttgtatctctctaggttatgccagtaggttacagtaggttgtatctctctaggtcatgccagtaggttacagtaggttgtatctctctaggtcatgccagtaggttacagtaggttgaaACTCTCtaagtcatgccagtaggttacagtaggttgtatccaagtggaaacaattatcaacccaatgtggaaagtgttgaatttggtcaacaacaaaatgaatggcttatttgctacatgaggtttacttgatccaacagaagtttcgtaatgattaagttgttatgtggacacgtgacataccgacaactttgataaaacactataggatttgtctccagatcgctatgcatattcatgctagtagcttagcatctctctccattgaaatacaggcggttgacgtcaacaaccctcatagaatataaacaatagattacaataataagatgtatccaccaatccaaagacaggataggtgggagcgagacaacccacagtgcagctttgtggacaacgactccccttgttaggacggagagacatcttgtcagtatatccataatctttggtgtagccaacccaactctcacatggctctattgggggtcacggtgtgtagtataacatcactacattaaaatcactacatgccgtggcccccagtctgcggtcagcagatagacccttctcaaatatatatgttaagtcactttttggaaacgggacggagaaaacaaggggtagcttgttctctacgtcgtctgattctagacatatcagtcatcatcccaggaccctccgttgaagaggtattgaccagccaactccgaatatccaaagttaaaaactaattgaaggtggtacttactggtgttactcagatctcctgtctcctcctcttcatcttccaatgtgacagtaatctctccttccttcttcactccaaacactacatcctcctcttcttcctcttctttcactgaaacgtcttcctcttcatctttcactgtaacagcctcaccctctacttcttgttttactgtaacatcctcctcttccttctcctctttcacgacaatgttcagccccagagcttctttctccgtccagcagacctcctcttctttaacaggaggggagtagtttagggagctcatgttcggggatgttagctagctagctatcattagcgaccaggctaatgctaacttaaccagccagctaatatagctgactaataaaaaataacgtaatattaaattaaataggttaacaagtagatacgacagaagtgtgtctaaaacacagtagctaatatagacagaaagcgtataaatagcttgaatgtttcggctatgttggctagcaagctaccgaggtggttgacgagctgtttatgaagaaccgtccactagattatacgtcacgctgcagcatcgcctgaaagacgcacatcgccgtctgctgactggagggaaacgcagttgaggatcacattttattttcagactaagattattttacatggatttaattaaataatactattgagacatacaaagacaggaatgtggtgattgattagtgagaataaaacatgtttactacagcacatttaaggtagtttcattcagtcaaacaacatagaaataagtagccagctactgtcggtctatactgctcctacatggtgtaacaatacatcatgtagatgtatataatgaacagactaggtctatactgctcctacatggtgtaacaatacatcatgtagatgtatataatgaacagactaggtctatactgctcctacatggtgtaacaatacatcatgtagatgtatataatgaacagactaggtctatactgctcctacatggtgtaacaatacatcatgtagatgtatataatgaacagactaggtctatactgctcctacatggtgtaacaatacatcatgtagatgtatataatgaacagactaggtctatactgctcctacatggtgtaacaatacatcatgtagatgtatataatgaacagactaggtctatactgctcctacatggtgtaacaatacatcatgtagatgtatataatgaacagactaggtctatactgatcctacatggtgtaacaatacatcatgtagatgtatataatgaacagactaggtctatactgctcctacatggtgtaacaatacatcatgtagatgtatataatgaacagactaggtctatactgatcctacatggtgtaacaatacatcatgtggggctttaaggcgatgctgttagtgtgacgtataatctagtggacggaactcttctttcaacagcagcaacagttcgtcagccacctcggtagcttgctagacaaaatagccgaaccaataaagctctttagacgctttagtgtatattagccactgtgttttaaacccacttctgtcgtctagttagttattcgatttaatttcatatttacggtgttgttgttattagtcagctagcaggctggttaagttagcattagcctagctagctaacatctccgaccatgagttcacgaagcttctctcctcctgctaaagaagaggaggtcagctggacggagaaagagggacTGTGGCtaaacgttgtcgtgaaagaggaggaagaggaggatgttacagtaaaacaagtagaggaggaagaggatgtcacaatacaaaaacaagtagagggtgaggctgttacagtgaaagaagaagagaaggacgcgttcagaatgaaagaggaggaaactggacatctgggcccggtttcccaaacgcatcttaaggcgtccaatggttctaacggtgaacttagccataagatggttttgagaaaccgttccctgattaacactagtaagtactgtcttaaatacagaggtacaaactctgcagttgttgaactgatgtgttgtgttaaaggggaaatatgcaatagctacatccatattgtgacttttaaattatttatttatagccattgattcttgaagaatataacacgtgcctcatgagcttagttcaactgttgtaccccatcagaaccacaaataagcttttttttactccaatgtttagaaacaatgtaaaccaacactgtatagcctcaacatggttaaaactatcatgttgatatcatggatggtcagtccttgcatccataggtctgtctatgaatttgagagtagttacatttctccaaccccataatcatcttattaccaaaacagtggtggaattacagctttgctattgtttcaactgcagattgattgattgttgtgtGGCTTGTTTAAAGGGGTAACCTagttttaaacagaaacaaaatggctgcccagagacttggtttggtaaacagctgagggattggggctggagaaatgtaaccactctcaaattcatagagaaagctattgtagcaaccgtaacccaacacctagtgaccgcttcaagaagttcagacatcttggcataACAGTTATAAAGTGTTGGCTTGAAAGTCaatggacccaggtttgagtccagctcagggctacccactgaattcactacactatgaatacaaggactggccatccatgatgtcagaatgatagtttaaccaggtttctaggctatatagtatattctagaattcatccatgatgtcataatgatagtttaaccaggtttctaggatatatagtatattctagaattcatccatgatgtcataatgatagtttaagcaggtttctaggctatatagtatattctagaattcatccatgatgtcataatgatagtttaaccaggtttctaggatatatagtatattctagaattcatccatgatgtcataatgatagtttaaccaggtttctaggctatacagtatattctagaattcatccatgatgtcataatgatagtttaaccaggtttctaggctatatagtatattgtagatttgccagtgtagatttcctgtggaggcaaattattagagctgttgataagtcattgtataatattcagccaatttattttcatgccattacatcaaTATGGCCCAACCAGAGGAATAAACAAAACCTTCCTGAACCACCACCTCCTGCTGTCCTTCATAAATTCTGACgttgctggtaataggctacacaagCTGTCAGTAACCTACATTTGGAGTGcaaatttatctgaccatttctaccaatctgtgtgccagttatgattttcatatgcacattttactggaacaggttaatttaatttataattgtatctcaaaatcattgtctgtgattaatttacattctatctaaatctaaatgaaaattatacaagtctaaaagtaacttttattgccattgccaactatgtaaaaaattgccaacaaataaaaacattgcaaatAAATATCCTCTAAAtcacatggcctgtctacaacgaacttgaaacattgtattaaTAATTCAGGGCCCTCAGTTTCCCGCCTGTGAGTtatggacagacacagctgtaggctatttgttaaagggataagaagtaatcaggtattttatgacatttccactggatcagagcattacatttttcccttttatgcTGAGTGATTATCGAAAGGGCGAGAAATGGAAATgtttttcaaatactttgaggaactattctcatttacaattgattttgattagactttgtttacttgctgtttgaggtgaagagaaATTTGCTTAGAGAAGCTCCAACtaattagtggtggtgcattaagacaatcagaaatactatctgacatccccaaatgggcacatttataggcctacatttgcacacaggccaggaagactagtcctacttctatatgtgtaaccaggtagactagtcctacctctatatgtgtaaccaggtagactagtcctacttctatatgtgtaattaggtgtgtgtccttactcaacatcgacaggagtgtttcaaacaaaagacagtgaataaattgacaaaactgacaTATCTTGCGGGgtaaggtctgggtggtctgccaggggccgtttcatttagtatccatTTGGGTCGGCATGGAGAATGATTCtttttccccatagtatgttgtcccgaagttgaccgactgaaagggagtgtaactttatgactataattactgttccctgaaggagggaaatgaGGTACAACACTTGTTTGGCCTCagtctcatcacctgtggaaggcggggcttccagcgaggcgtggatttaatagtatgttgtacctagtttccctccttcagggaacagtagttatagtcataacatgtggatttaatagtatgttgtacatagtttccctccttcagggaacagtagttatagtcataacgtgtggatataatagtatgttgtacagttttcatgggcacagaaatcctatatcatttcagagtttgctaaatccaatggttctaacctagagtcaccttaactttattgacaacacccaaatggatactgtcattaatgcggttcttcaataattacacataatacttaatactgtagctgtttagttacagtcacatgttcaactatcatcagctgatccaggaaatcattttctgaatgacagtcacatgacaaacgccacgacatgcaacaacaaccaaagtgcttcttcattcattattcTGGTAAAGACAGTAATGCTGTGctccatgttggatccaacatccttAACAagttgatgtttataatgtgttattgtctgcttgatttccagtagggtctcgttagtctgtttggacacagagatacttagctcataatgtgtagagaactgttccttgatggataggctattgtacaacacacagagatattttccttaattcaggacatttagaatgacaactcattacagagtagcctagtgggattattcacaaaattatccggtgatcaggttatgaaatgtcatgacaaagacattttagtttccatgtttcacctgaaatattaaatgatttatagtcctaggtctatgttgttgttaggtgaagttatgggtcctacagtaggtctatgttgttgttaggtgaagttatgggtcctacagtaggtctatgttgttgttaggtgaagttatgggtcctacagtaggtctatgttattgtttggtgaagttatgggccctacagtaggtctatgttattgttaggtgaagttatgggtcctacagtaggtctatgttattgttaggtgatgttatgggtactacagtaggtctatgttattgtcaggtgaagttatgggtcctacagtaggtctatgttattgttaggtgaagttatgggtcctacagtaggtctatgttattgttaggtgatgttatgggtcctacagtaggtctatgttattgtcaggtgaagttatgggtcctacagtaggtctatgttattgttaggtgaagttatgggtcctacagtaggtctatgttattgttaggtgatgttatgtgtcctacagtaggtctatgttattgttaggtgatgttatgggtcctacagtaggtctatgttattgttatgggtcctacagtaggtctatgttattgttatgggtcctaGAGGACACTATGTGtgtcatgcaacaacaaccaaagtgcttcttcgttCATTACATAGGTATGTttgttgtttggtgaagttatgggccaatttggcaaacagtgtacaacccctcattgtcaggctgatggaaaagccaaagagcattttattggttgaagtgtttttaagtacaaagtgattgatttgcgatgatgacacagcCATTATATTAAATAGAACATtaaaacgagccttacaattataatccaaagtagtgtgaaatgaactcatcaccaacctggaaatggaggttactcccctgagttttcccccattcacattcagaatacattgtgaaaaactaaaatctttgctcaccatttttgctccaggcagatatactacatccataactagtggtttcctcattaccagatatactacatctataactagtggtttcctcattaccagatatactacatccataactagtggtttcctcattacccgatatactacatccataactagtggtttcctcattaccagatatactacatccataactagtggtttcctcattacccgatatactacatccataactagtggtttcctcattaccagatatactacatccataactagtggtttcctcattagcagatatactcatccataactatcggtttcctcattagcagggaggagtttctacaaccaaattgccctcgtgtcgcaattttagcaaatacagaaaggggcctatattggagaccaaaagtcgtctggcacagtgcttagagtttcaacaacatgaataacttatttctagtctACAGTcttagatgttactactaatgtgaaaacaagactaaatatgactattcttgctcattttaagacaattaaataattttaacattcattacagacgtcaattgttgtatatcatggctccgctgttggaatcaccttttacagtggattctGCTGTtttgggcctttaatcatctgtctgactttgttattcacacaggagagagacgtgactatcgtggatcctctggggagcctcaacaacctcatgatgctgaagaggcagagaagagtgtctccacattagaacacctcaagaaacacccgcagagatccacagggaagaaacctcactgctgctctgactgtgggaagagattcacctcgaCAGCAGGCATTataattcatcagagaatccacactgtagagaaaccttatagctgtgctcaatgtgggaagcgttttactcattcaaccagcctgatatcacaccagagaacacacacaggagataaaccatatagctgtgatgaatgtgggaagagttttactacgtcTAGCAAGCAGTCTgcacaccatagaacacacacaggagagaaaccttatagctgtactcaatgtgggaagagttttactcagctaagcaacctgatatcacaccagagaacacacacaggagagaaaccctttggctgtgatgaatgtgggaagagttttactcgttcaaccagcctgatatcacaccagagaacacacacaggagagaaaccctatagctgtgatgaatgtgcgAAGAATTTTACTGGTTCTAGCAATCTGattcgacaccagagaacacacagaggagagaaaccttatagctgtgctcaatgtgggaagagtttttctatgTCTAGCAAGCTGactacacaccagagaacacacacaggagagaaaccttatagctgtactcaatgcgGGAAGCGTTTTACTCAGttaagcaacctgatatcacaccagagaacacacacaggagagaaaccctatagctgtgatgaatgtgggaagagttttactggtTCTTTtaatctgactcgacaccagagaacacacacaggagagaaaccgtatagctgtaatcaatgtgggaagagttttactcagtcaaacagcctggtacaacaccagagaacacacacacacaagagaaacATCGTAGCTGTGACCAGTGATattctgataaaagatctctgatcaaatattAGAAAATACatgcatgaaggagttgtttcatgatatcaatgaattcatgtcacaatgtagaatgttttaacattgtagtaggagtattttaatgatgtcacaatgtacaataaacgtttgtcccctgttctattgatttcaacatgatatggatattagcctcatggggaaaatccaggctctgaattgaaagagttactacatttacatttacattttagtcatttagcagacgctcttatccagagcgacttacagtagtgaattcatacaattcatttcatgcatttttttgtgtgtgtttatgtgatttaataaaaagtgactaacaaaaaaagagttgtgttacacttaccatgttggtgacccactggaatcaaaatgcaacacttcaaaatgtatctagctgttttctacaaattgtcctctaaccagtgatgtacacatttttcccagattccgtgtggtttttgagctgttagttttaacaggacgtgcaacctcatctccctcctctcgcacaaatgattttagcatgatattgatgagttatgacaaataagtttTGCGTTCCTTTGTtaagcgacccctaaatttaaatgtatcactccaaaatgtagctgactgtcttctgcaggttgtcctctaatcagtgggataaaatatatctcccatttccatgtgtttttttagttatgctagtttcaacagcacgtacaacctgatttcccccctaatcgatatcagtgatttattgctacttgtcaaaacaacagtgtttttGGTTGTTGTGTCCATGGTGAGGACAATTTGGTTTGTAACTGTCTCAAGGTTGGGTagtcaaaaagttttgtgttttgcgtttagccagtgagttgccatggatcTTATTTTAACTGCACGTTTTTCCGCATTGGAgattagttttgtttgggctcgttccaaggggacgagagttctagaagctagtgagttttaggaagaagagagttctagaagctagtggggaaaagctacgtttttttttcttgtttttaattgttgacagctaGTGGAcgccatgtttatattggtgaaggtgaagcattgtagttgattataatgtgaaatggatttTTGCATGCATAGCTCGTTAGCATGTctagcctcttacatctagacgttccgctagcggaacacctgctccaatatccaatgatgggtgtggcgcgaaatacaaagtcctcgataatccgaaaacttccatttttcaaacatatgactattttacagcattttaaagacaagactctcctttatctaaccgcactgtccgatttcaaaaaggctttacaacgaaagcaaaacattagattatgtcagcagagtacccagccagaaataatcagacacccatttttcaagctagcatataatgtca is a genomic window containing:
- the LOC115186534 gene encoding zinc finger protein 420-like, with amino-acid sequence MRSLGYSPAAKEDEDVTRIHTGEKPYGCDQCGKSFTQLDSLIVHQRTHTGEKPYCCSQCGKSFSTSSYLTIHQRTHTGEKPYGCDQCGKSFIRLQTLKSHQRIHTGEKPYGCDQCGKSFTQLNSLIVHQRTHTGDKSYCCSQCGKSFSTSSYLTIHQRTHTGEKPYGCDQCGKSFNQLNSLMVHQRTHTGEKAFKCDQCGKSFGTSGCLTTHQRTHTGEKPYSCDQCGKSFTTSSQLTLHQRTHTGEKPYSCDQCGKGFTTSSQLTLHQRRHKKPHCCSDCGKRFTSTAGIIIHQRIHTVEKPYSCAQCGKRFTHSTSLISHQRTHTGDKPYSCDECGKSFTTSSKQSAHHRTHTGEKPYSCTQCGKSFTQLSNLISHQRTHTGEKPFGCDECGKSFTRSTSLISHQRTHTGEKPYSCDECAKNFTGSSNLIRHQRTHRGEKPYSCAQCGKSFSMSSKLTTHQRTHTGEKPYSCTQCGKRFTQLSNLISHQRTHTGEKPYSCDECGKSFTGSFNLTRHQRTHTGEKPYSCNQCGKSFTQSNSLVQHQRTHTHKRNIVAVTSDILIKDL